The following proteins are co-located in the Cydia fagiglandana chromosome 2, ilCydFagi1.1, whole genome shotgun sequence genome:
- the LOC134671947 gene encoding uncharacterized protein LOC134671947 — protein MAEGDTNKEVDGETSTKKAVSNQSKGKKAEESQSVPSIHMTEDQFTELLRRLPTMSAKSFVKCTIQFQGEHDRSKVEEFINGVKLYKEMEKISDDDALTGLPLLLKGKASDWWLGVRAEIKTWAAALKAISAAFSPQKQPHDIYMDIFATPQGKDEGIDDFLCRKRLLLGALPPKRHKEEEQIDLIYGLLKLELRKRIARSDIKTFAELTEKARHQEALRKFKPTSTSTDKVDKPGTSAASQPTRTFTKTNLTRCLFCAKKGHTLEVCRKRLAKLKSNGTEESDVAKPAVTCYGCGALGVFRSKCSTCNSKETPPKEVAFYTIEITREDQVKLPTIEVKVLGEMGYAYMDTAARTSVAGEHLYKLMRDKGVQFCSQVAIIRLADGTVKMRQILTVTTEILLGNRVKPITFTIMPDAIENRTLLGIDFLEKAGIVLSPPQRAWNFIDKPAEAFPFLQLMNHIQIPLSKDAKQLTFTEPANEKEPLPVLLKAAKQLTFTEPANVNEPLPDFLSWARELKLLSPLPATPSPQRDTEADVSPPKIPRWQLIKMPTPPRPVRPREPADNESQVSVGSSIATCSLLPDLPRLS, from the coding sequence ATGGCggaaggagatacaaataaggAGGTAGACGGCGAAACATCTACAAAGAAGGCAGTTTCAAATCAATCAAAGGGTAAAAAGGCTGAGGAATCACAATCAGTGCCTTCGATACATATGACGGAAGATCAGTTTACGGAGTTATTAAGACGTCTTCCTACGATGTCTGCGAAGAGTTTTGTTAAATGTACGATCCAATTCCAAGGCGAACATGACCGCAGCAAAGTGGAAGAGTTCATTAATGGGGTCAAGTTGTACAAGGAAATGGAGAAGATAAGTGACGACGATGCCTTGACGGGTCTGCCATTGTTGCTGAAGGGTAAAGCAAGTGATTGGTGGCTTGGGGTACGTGCCGAGATCAAGACTTGGGCAGCAGCGCTTAAAGCTATCTCCGCCGCGTTTTCACCACAAAAGCAACCTCACGACATCTATATGGATATATTTGCGACACCCCAAGGGAAGGACGAGGGTATAGATGATTTCCTATGCCGGAAGCGCCTCCTACTCGGCGCATTGCCACCCAAGAGACATAAGGAAGAGGAGCAGATCGACCTTATTTACGGTTTGTTAAAATTGGAACTCAGGAAGCGGATAGCTCGCTCTGACATAAAAACGTTTGCCGAGTTAACAGAGAAAGCTCGCCACCAAGAAGCTTTGAGGAAGTTCAAGCCGACGAGCacttctactgacaaagtggaCAAACCAGGTACATCAGCTGCCTCACAACCTACACGTACGTTCACAAAGACTAACCTTACCAGAtgtttattctgtgctaagAAGGGACATACTTTAGAAGTGTGCCGCAAGCGCCTGGCAAAACTTAAGAGCAATGGTACCGAGGAGAGTGACGTTGCTAAGCCGGCAGTGACTTGCTATGGATGTGGTGCGCTTGGAGTATTCAGAAGCAAGTGTTCAACGTGCAACAGCAAAGAAACTCCACCGAAAGAGGTAGCATTCTACACAATAGAAATTACGAGGGAAGATCAGGTCAAGTTACCTACTATTGAAGTAAAAGTTCTGGGCGAAATGGGCTATGCGTATATGGACACTGCTGCGCGTACAAGTGTAGCTGGAGAACATTTGTACAAACTAATGAGGGACAAAGGCGTACAATTTTGTTCCCAGGTAGCCATAATAAGGTTGGCAGACGGTACTGTCAAAATGAGGCAAATTCTAACTGTGACTACTGAAATACTGCTCGGGAACAGGGTAAAACCAATTACCTTTACAATAATGCCAGATGCCATTGAAAATCGCACCTTATTGGGTATTGACTTCCTAGAAAAGGCAGGCATAGTATTGAGCCCACCTCAGAGAGCTTGGAATTTCATAGATAAGCCTGCAGAAGCTTTCCCATTCCTGCAGTTAATGAACCACATACAGATTCCTTTGTCGAAGGATGCGAAGCAACTAACCTTCACTGAACCAGCCAATGAAAAGGAGCCGCTGCCCGTTCTGTTGAAGGCTGCGAAGCAACTTACCTTCACCGAACCGGCCAATGTAAACGAGCCGCTGCCCGATTTCCTCTCTTGGGCACGCGAGTTGAAGTTATTATCTCCATTACCGGCTACGCCATCACCGCAGCGTGACACCGAGGCCGACGTGTCACCGCCGAAGATACCGCGTTGGCAACTGATCAAAATGCCAACCCCGCCGCGTCCAGTTCGACCACGTGAACCGGCGGACAACGAGTCTCAAGTCTCGGTCGGGAGTTCGATAGCCACTTGCAGTCTTCTCCCTGACCTCCCTAGACTTAGCTAG